In Pecten maximus chromosome 10, xPecMax1.1, whole genome shotgun sequence, one genomic interval encodes:
- the LOC117336235 gene encoding uncharacterized protein LOC117336235 isoform X2 — MPSKLKVVLKNTHDKEKHAERMRVARHEWSEEQKQKNREMSKIRMREYRERKKTEREKTNNSEVRKMATRQEKKAKEEQNKRKAEYRKKYRAGLSSQKKRRIREKDAKRKQEKRCKNMIGATTVVQSVPITTENTKTPLSDSALKKAVYRAKKRLPKSPSKFADVVSGLVSNATPRKKLALSNKGLDSSETKKNLDNILQSIKDVDLDMRGRDRESRMKRKSFIGSLSEHVKKRHGMTSTFSAALGIQRKYFSQGCLKEQKKRKDCIAKETEESIQNFFCQDNVSTNLPNKKNIKKDAVECRVIQGSLHSVWNKWKEANPNKAISYDKFTKLKPKVVKTQKHRKYLQCLCEYCENLRLKMVAINKLSQEQKPTLKMKSIQEAVEKTLCPRTGPFHSLKCIDRECVDCGTGKLHADLIAALEEKDQEWKKWALQVSINKRNGKEIKKKELTVSKGKTSELIAEFEKELHFLSKHLFEANWQISQFGILTKNIPPATIALAIDFAENYSCMSQNEVQSAHWSKESVTIHPAVVYYQCPTCPGEVVEECCDIISDDLIHDAHAVNAFLHRIFQHLKTKRGLQVNKAFIMSDGCAAQYKSKIPFCDAANAITEFGFIVQRDFYGSRHGKNRCDGEGGVLKSRVTRAVKNGEAEIVSASDFYTFCRDNLEKDSKDDNGKCLHKRRHLLYVALENIQRPRPERNIRTIPGTQKIHSLVGVEREMVKTRRLSCFCQNCLYGTPENCQQKEYIDQWKPIRLKYLQQPQPAVDVQPMVQPVDVQPMVQPVDVQPMVQPVDVQPMVQPVDVQPMVQPVDVQPMVQPVDVQPMVQPVDVQSMVQPVDVQSMVQPVDVQPMVQPVDVQPMVQPVDFHHELQPHDTMVLAQSVEDIQAQSVHDQTQDSRSERIDCSLDEDDMDISGLTGILDALEEEPEDMALSPILTFMEDAVVAENDCSEEEKAPRLITGHLSIILRSVQRVGLCKTSTIPLFLKTLMVH; from the exons ATGCCCAGCAAACTTAAAGTGGTATTAAAGAATACACACGATAAAGAAAAACATGCTGAGCGAATGCGAGTGGCCAGACATGAATGGTCGGAGGAGCAAAAGCAAAAAAACCGAGAAATGTCCAAGATCAGAATGAGGGAATacagagaaagaaaaaagaCGGAGAGAGAAAAGACAAACAATTCAGAAGTCCGAAAAATGGCAACAAGAcaagaaaaaaaagcaaaagaagagcaaaataaaagaaaagcTGAATACAGAAAGAAATATAGAGCTGGCTTGTCAAGCCAAAAGAAAAGGCGTATACGAGAAAAAGATGCAAAAAGAAAGCAAGAAAAGAGGTGCAAGAATATGATAGGAGCAACGACTGTTGTCCAATCAGTACCTATCACAACTGAGAACACAAAGACCCCTTTGTCTGACAGTGCTTTAAAAAAGGCTGTCTACCGGGCTAAAAAGAGATTGCCAAAGTCTCCATCCAAATTTGCAGATGTTGTTTCTGGCCTTGTAAGCAATGCCACACCAAGAAAAAAACTTGCTTTAAGCAATAAAGGATTGGATTCCTctgaaacaaagaaaaactTGGACAATATCCTGCAATCTATCAAAGATGTGGACTTAGATATGAGAGGAAGGGACAGAGAGAGTCGTATGAAAAGGAAGAGTTTTATTGGGTCCCTCTCTGAACATGTTAAGAAAAGACACGGAATGACATCAACTTTCAGCGCAGCACTTGGCATACAAAGAAAGTACTTTTCACAAGGGTGTCTTAAAgaacaaaagaaaagaaaagactGCATTGCTAAAGAAACAGAAGAGTCAATCCAGAACTTTTTTTGTCAAGATAATGTGTCGACTAACttaccaaacaaaaaaaacatcaagAAAGATGCTGTAGAGTGTAGAGTTATCCAAGGATCACTTCACAGTGTATGGAATAAATGGAAAGAAGCAAATCCCAACAAAGCTATTTCATATGACAAATTCACCAAACTCAAGCCTAAGGTtgttaaaacacaaaaacacagaaaatacCTGCAGTGTTTGTGTGAATACTGCGAGAATCTAAGATTGAAGATGGTAGCTATCAACAAGCTTTCTCAAGAACAGAAGCCTACACTAAAAATGAAAAGTATCCAGGAGGCCGTGGAGAAGACTCTTTGCCCCAGGACTGGTCCATTCCACAGCCTTAAATGTATTGACAGGGAATGTGTAGACTGCGGAACCGGAAAACTGCATGCAGACCTCATTGCTGCATTAGAAGAAAAAGACCAAGAATGGAAAAAGTGGGCGCTACAAGTATcgataaacaaaagaaatggtaaagaaataaaaaagaaagaactCACAGTTAGTAAAGGAAAAACATCAGAATTGATTGCTGAATTTGAAAAAGAACTCCACTTCCTCTCCAAACACTTATTTGAAGCCAATTGGCAAATTTCGCAGTTCGGAATTCTGACCAAAAACATTCCACCTGCAACAATTGCTTTAGCTATTGACTTTGCCGAGAACTACTCTTGCATGTCTCAAAATGAAGTACAATCAGCACATTGGTCAAAAGAATCTGTTACAATACATCCCGCAGTTGTTTATTATCAATGTCCCACCTGTCCAGGTGAAGTGGTGGAGGAGTGTTGCGATATCATCAGCGATGATTTAATACATGATGCCCATGCTGTTAATGCCTTTCTCCATAGAATATTCCAACATCTGAAAACTAAGAGAGGATTGCAGGTCAATAAAGCATTCATTATGAGCGACGGTTGCGCGGCACAATACAAGTCAAAAATTCCATTTTGTGACGCAGCGAACGCCATCACTGAGTTTGGGTTTATAGTGCAGCGCGACTTCTATGGGTCCAGACATGGGAAAAATAGGTGTGATGGGGAGGGGGGCGTTTTAAAATCGAGGGTGACAAGGGCGGTCAAAAACGGCGAGGCTGAGATTGTCTCAGCATCAGACTTTTACACCTTTTGTAGGGACAACCTCGAAAAGGACTCCAAAGATGATAATGGAAAGTGTCTACACAAGAGAAGGCATCTTCTCTATGTTGCATTGGAAAACATTCAAAGACCACGCCCTGAAAGAAACATTCGCACCATTCCAGGCACTCAAAAAATCCATTCACTGGTTGGCGTTGAAAGGGAAATGGTTAAGACAAGGCGTCTGTCCTGTTTTTGCCAGAATTGCCTATATGGTACACCCGAGAATTGCCAGCAGAAGGAGTACATAGATCAATGGAAGCCAATTCGCCTGAAAT ATCTCCAACAACCACAACCAGCTGTTGATGTCCAGCCCATGGTACAACCTGTTGATGTCCAGCCCATGGTACAGCCTGTTGATGTCCAGCCCATGGTACAGCCTGTTGATGTCCAGCCCATGGTACAACCTGTTGATGTCCAGCCCATGGTACAGCCTGTTGATGTCCAGCCCATGGTACAACCTGTTGATGTCCAGCCCATGGTACAGCCTGTTGATGTCCAGTCCATGGTACAGCCTGTTGATGTCCAGTCCATGGTACAGCCTGTTGATGTCCAACCCATGGTACAGCCTGTTGATGTCCAACCCATGGTACAACCTGTTGACTTCCATCATGAATTACAGCCACACGATACCATG gTTCTTGCCCAGTCTGTAGAAGATATTCAAGCCCAATCAGTCCATGACCAGACACAAGATAGTAGG TCTGAAAGAATAGATTGCAGCCTAGATGAAGACGATATGGACATATCAGGCCTTACTGGAATTTTGGATGCTTTAGAAGAG GAACCTGAAGATATGGCATTATCACCAATCCTGACATTTATGGAG GATGCTGTTGTTGCAGAAAATGATTGTTCTGAAGAAGAGAAAGCGCCACG GTTGATAACTGGCCATTTGTCCATTATTTTAAGAAGTGTACAAAGGGTTGGACTATGCAAGACATCCACCATACCATTATTTTTGAAGACATTGATGGTACACTAA
- the LOC117336235 gene encoding uncharacterized protein LOC117336235 isoform X1, whose protein sequence is MPSKLKVVLKNTHDKEKHAERMRVARHEWSEEQKQKNREMSKIRMREYRERKKTEREKTNNSEVRKMATRQEKKAKEEQNKRKAEYRKKYRAGLSSQKKRRIREKDAKRKQEKRCKNMIGATTVVQSVPITTENTKTPLSDSALKKAVYRAKKRLPKSPSKFADVVSGLVSNATPRKKLALSNKGLDSSETKKNLDNILQSIKDVDLDMRGRDRESRMKRKSFIGSLSEHVKKRHGMTSTFSAALGIQRKYFSQGCLKEQKKRKDCIAKETEESIQNFFCQDNVSTNLPNKKNIKKDAVECRVIQGSLHSVWNKWKEANPNKAISYDKFTKLKPKVVKTQKHRKYLQCLCEYCENLRLKMVAINKLSQEQKPTLKMKSIQEAVEKTLCPRTGPFHSLKCIDRECVDCGTGKLHADLIAALEEKDQEWKKWALQVSINKRNGKEIKKKELTVSKGKTSELIAEFEKELHFLSKHLFEANWQISQFGILTKNIPPATIALAIDFAENYSCMSQNEVQSAHWSKESVTIHPAVVYYQCPTCPGEVVEECCDIISDDLIHDAHAVNAFLHRIFQHLKTKRGLQVNKAFIMSDGCAAQYKSKIPFCDAANAITEFGFIVQRDFYGSRHGKNRCDGEGGVLKSRVTRAVKNGEAEIVSASDFYTFCRDNLEKDSKDDNGKCLHKRRHLLYVALENIQRPRPERNIRTIPGTQKIHSLVGVEREMVKTRRLSCFCQNCLYGTPENCQQKEYIDQWKPIRLKYLQQPQPAVDVQPMVQPVDVQPMVQPVDVQPMVQPVDVQPMVQPVDVQPMVQPVDVQPMVQPVDVQPMVQPVDVQSMVQPVDVQSMVQPVDVQPMVQPVDVQPMVQPVDFHHELQPHDTMVLAQSVEDIQAQSVHDQTQDSRSERIDCSLDEDDMDISGLTGILDALEEEPEDMALSPILTFMEDAVVAENDCSEEEKAPRPGEFLKIKFGNSILPAVVRNKSYCSLFCLLIMLKVFIIYTI, encoded by the exons ATGCCCAGCAAACTTAAAGTGGTATTAAAGAATACACACGATAAAGAAAAACATGCTGAGCGAATGCGAGTGGCCAGACATGAATGGTCGGAGGAGCAAAAGCAAAAAAACCGAGAAATGTCCAAGATCAGAATGAGGGAATacagagaaagaaaaaagaCGGAGAGAGAAAAGACAAACAATTCAGAAGTCCGAAAAATGGCAACAAGAcaagaaaaaaaagcaaaagaagagcaaaataaaagaaaagcTGAATACAGAAAGAAATATAGAGCTGGCTTGTCAAGCCAAAAGAAAAGGCGTATACGAGAAAAAGATGCAAAAAGAAAGCAAGAAAAGAGGTGCAAGAATATGATAGGAGCAACGACTGTTGTCCAATCAGTACCTATCACAACTGAGAACACAAAGACCCCTTTGTCTGACAGTGCTTTAAAAAAGGCTGTCTACCGGGCTAAAAAGAGATTGCCAAAGTCTCCATCCAAATTTGCAGATGTTGTTTCTGGCCTTGTAAGCAATGCCACACCAAGAAAAAAACTTGCTTTAAGCAATAAAGGATTGGATTCCTctgaaacaaagaaaaactTGGACAATATCCTGCAATCTATCAAAGATGTGGACTTAGATATGAGAGGAAGGGACAGAGAGAGTCGTATGAAAAGGAAGAGTTTTATTGGGTCCCTCTCTGAACATGTTAAGAAAAGACACGGAATGACATCAACTTTCAGCGCAGCACTTGGCATACAAAGAAAGTACTTTTCACAAGGGTGTCTTAAAgaacaaaagaaaagaaaagactGCATTGCTAAAGAAACAGAAGAGTCAATCCAGAACTTTTTTTGTCAAGATAATGTGTCGACTAACttaccaaacaaaaaaaacatcaagAAAGATGCTGTAGAGTGTAGAGTTATCCAAGGATCACTTCACAGTGTATGGAATAAATGGAAAGAAGCAAATCCCAACAAAGCTATTTCATATGACAAATTCACCAAACTCAAGCCTAAGGTtgttaaaacacaaaaacacagaaaatacCTGCAGTGTTTGTGTGAATACTGCGAGAATCTAAGATTGAAGATGGTAGCTATCAACAAGCTTTCTCAAGAACAGAAGCCTACACTAAAAATGAAAAGTATCCAGGAGGCCGTGGAGAAGACTCTTTGCCCCAGGACTGGTCCATTCCACAGCCTTAAATGTATTGACAGGGAATGTGTAGACTGCGGAACCGGAAAACTGCATGCAGACCTCATTGCTGCATTAGAAGAAAAAGACCAAGAATGGAAAAAGTGGGCGCTACAAGTATcgataaacaaaagaaatggtaaagaaataaaaaagaaagaactCACAGTTAGTAAAGGAAAAACATCAGAATTGATTGCTGAATTTGAAAAAGAACTCCACTTCCTCTCCAAACACTTATTTGAAGCCAATTGGCAAATTTCGCAGTTCGGAATTCTGACCAAAAACATTCCACCTGCAACAATTGCTTTAGCTATTGACTTTGCCGAGAACTACTCTTGCATGTCTCAAAATGAAGTACAATCAGCACATTGGTCAAAAGAATCTGTTACAATACATCCCGCAGTTGTTTATTATCAATGTCCCACCTGTCCAGGTGAAGTGGTGGAGGAGTGTTGCGATATCATCAGCGATGATTTAATACATGATGCCCATGCTGTTAATGCCTTTCTCCATAGAATATTCCAACATCTGAAAACTAAGAGAGGATTGCAGGTCAATAAAGCATTCATTATGAGCGACGGTTGCGCGGCACAATACAAGTCAAAAATTCCATTTTGTGACGCAGCGAACGCCATCACTGAGTTTGGGTTTATAGTGCAGCGCGACTTCTATGGGTCCAGACATGGGAAAAATAGGTGTGATGGGGAGGGGGGCGTTTTAAAATCGAGGGTGACAAGGGCGGTCAAAAACGGCGAGGCTGAGATTGTCTCAGCATCAGACTTTTACACCTTTTGTAGGGACAACCTCGAAAAGGACTCCAAAGATGATAATGGAAAGTGTCTACACAAGAGAAGGCATCTTCTCTATGTTGCATTGGAAAACATTCAAAGACCACGCCCTGAAAGAAACATTCGCACCATTCCAGGCACTCAAAAAATCCATTCACTGGTTGGCGTTGAAAGGGAAATGGTTAAGACAAGGCGTCTGTCCTGTTTTTGCCAGAATTGCCTATATGGTACACCCGAGAATTGCCAGCAGAAGGAGTACATAGATCAATGGAAGCCAATTCGCCTGAAAT ATCTCCAACAACCACAACCAGCTGTTGATGTCCAGCCCATGGTACAACCTGTTGATGTCCAGCCCATGGTACAGCCTGTTGATGTCCAGCCCATGGTACAGCCTGTTGATGTCCAGCCCATGGTACAACCTGTTGATGTCCAGCCCATGGTACAGCCTGTTGATGTCCAGCCCATGGTACAACCTGTTGATGTCCAGCCCATGGTACAGCCTGTTGATGTCCAGTCCATGGTACAGCCTGTTGATGTCCAGTCCATGGTACAGCCTGTTGATGTCCAACCCATGGTACAGCCTGTTGATGTCCAACCCATGGTACAACCTGTTGACTTCCATCATGAATTACAGCCACACGATACCATG gTTCTTGCCCAGTCTGTAGAAGATATTCAAGCCCAATCAGTCCATGACCAGACACAAGATAGTAGG TCTGAAAGAATAGATTGCAGCCTAGATGAAGACGATATGGACATATCAGGCCTTACTGGAATTTTGGATGCTTTAGAAGAG GAACCTGAAGATATGGCATTATCACCAATCCTGACATTTATGGAG GATGCTGTTGTTGCAGAAAATGATTGTTCTGAAGAAGAGAAAGCGCCACG ACCAGGGGAATTCCTAAAAATTAAATTTGGGAATTCAATATTGCCAGCTGTGGTAAGAAATAAGAGTtattgttcattgttttgtttactcATCATGTTAAaagttttcattatatatacaatttga
- the LOC117336236 gene encoding SET and MYND domain-containing protein 4-like, producing the protein MASTSQNKNNADEWYDKIADSLRDEGNLEELRKKFDKCTSNEERVSLIYKLPIAQDVIQANPNFREKCDEVAVSLRNQGNAFFQKKKYKQALDLYTQSVLFSPWRSSNSNEDNGNIDKTPTLALAFANRSAVLFHMAKDELCLADIELALENGYPENLQYKLYDRKGKCYMQLKWGEEAIKAFEKAKNQIKISDLDEDKVKKITEELDKLIVACDKMKDDQHKKVMKTQAECNKCHSALPVITQRSKKFPNASIAVTMEESEETGRGIYATDDINIGDVLVVEKAYMSVTLPGFSVSNCHNCCEKLFCPFPCRNCAGVGYCSRQCERESWDTYHYVECEHLGDIQAAQLGLGHLSFRMVLKAGFEYLKEYKNIADGVGDSFGSGFNKDGVYDSNDYNTVYNLVNHCEKRTTTDLLKRTINTVFLVKCIENSSFVPSTERRQEDLMYIGGHILRHIQMLPCNAHEVSELKLRRTMVAESLGEEIGSAIYAMLSLFNHSCDPDVVRHSYGDTCVVRAIKKISKGQEILDNYGAVYAVSTKSDRQKKLSQYQFVCNCLPCQNVWPMYFNIPSETPTYKCEKCNGALSTVNTTTKTAKCTICKYTQKLAKTILTLECSDKVFRAVLEKFLSGNQGPEHTLHVLNKHLQFLQQNLCLPWQDFNNCQEAIKQCYAMQANCHVIE; encoded by the coding sequence ATGGCATCTACTTCACAGAACAAGAACAATGCAGATGAATGGTATGATAAAATTGCTGACAGCTTAAGAGATGAAGGAAACTTGGAAGAATTGAGAAAGAAATTTGATAAGTGCACATCTAATGAAGAACGAGTGAGTTTGATTTATAAACTTCCAATTGCACAAGATGTCATTCAGGCAAATCCAAATTTCAGAGAAAAATGTGACGAAGTAGCTGTTAGTCTTCGTAACCAGGGAAATGCTTTTTTCCAAAAGAAGAAATACAAGCAGGCTCTTGATTTGTATACACAGAGTGTTCTCTTCTCACCCTGGCGAAGCAGTAATTCTAATGAAGATAATGGTAACATTGATAAAACTCCAACTTTAGCCTTGGCATTTGCAAATAGATCAGCAGTGTTGTTTCATATGGCAAAGGATGAATTGTGTCTGGCAGACATTGAGCTTGCTTTAGAAAATGGTTATCCAGAAAATCTGCAGTACAAACTTTACGACAGGAAAGGAAAGTGTTACATGCAGTTGAAATGGGGAGAAGAGGCAATTAAAGCATTTGAGAAAGCGAAAaatcaaataaagatatctgaCTTGGATGAAGATAAAGTTAAAAAGATAACAGAGGAATTGGACAAGTTGATTGTAGCTTGTGACAAAATGAAAGATGATCAACATAAAAAAGTTATGAAAACCCAAGCTGAGTGTAACAAGTGTCATTCTGCTCTACCAGTGATAACACAAAGAAGCAAGAAATTTCCCAATGCATCTATTGCCGTTACCATGGAAGAAAGTGAGGAAACCGGTCGTGGCATATATGCAACAGACGACATAAACATTGGTGATGTCCTTGTTGTAGAGAAAGCCTATATGTCGGTGACATTGCCAGGATTTAGCGTATCAAATTGTCACAACTGCTGCGAGAAATTATTCTGTCCGTTCCCGTGTCGTAATTGTGCTGGAGTTGGCTACTGTTCACGTCAGTGTGAAAGGGAATCTTGGGATACCTATCATTACGTAGAATGCGAACATCTTGGTGATATTCAAGCTGCTCAGCTGGGTTTGGGACATCTGTCATTTCGAATGGTTCTGAAAGCTGGATTTGAGTATTTGAAGGAATATAAGAATATAGCTGATGGAGTTGGTGATTCATTTGGATCGGGGTTCAACAAGGATGGGGTTTATGACTCCAATGACTACAACACTGTCTACAACTTAGTGAATCATTGTGAAAAACGAACTACTACAGATCTTTTGAAAAGGACAATTAACACTGTTTTCCTTGTGAAATGCATAGAGAATTCCTCTTTTGTTCCTTCGACAGAAAGACGACAGGAGGACCTGATGTATATAGGAGGTCACATTCTTCGTCACATACAGATGCTTCCATGCAACGCTCATGAAGTTTCTGAATTAAAATTGAGGAGAACTATGGTTGCTGAATCTCTTGGGGAAGAAATTGGTTCTGCCATATATGCAATGCTTAGTCTATTCAACCACTCGTGTGATCCAGATGTCGTCCGTCATTCCTACGGGGATACTTGTGTAGTGAGAGCCATCAAGAAAATTTCAAAGGGTCAAGAAATCTTGGATAACTATGGCGCAGTGTATGCAGTGAGTACAAAATCTGATCGCCAAAAAAAGCTGTCGCAGTACCAATTTGTATgtaattgtctcccctgtcAGAATGTGTGGCCGATGTATTTCAACATACCTAGCGAGACGCCTACTTACAAGTGTGAAAAGTGTAACGGTGCTTTGTCAACAGTCAACACCACCACGAAAACTGCCAAGTGTACCATCTGTAAGTACACACAGAAGCTTGCCAAGACCATTCTTACGCTGGAATGCTCGGACAAAGTCTTCCGCGCTGTCCTAGAGAAGTTTCTGTCTGGGAATCAGGGACCAGAACACACCCTTCATGTGTTGAACAAACACCTACAATTCCTGCAGCAGAACCTGTGTCTTCCCTGGCAGGATTTCAACAACTGCCAGGAGGCAATCAAACAGTGTTACGCGATGCAGGCAAACTGTCATGTCATAGAATAG
- the LOC117336238 gene encoding 26S proteasome non-ATPase regulatory subunit 2-like has product MADKTEKEDTTVSEKKETKKKDEKDKETEMSEEDKQLQEELNMLVERLKETDQKLYKPALESLRSQIRASTTSMTSVPKPLKFLRPHYDSIKEVHEKIIDNETKRFCADIVSVLGMTMTDGRESLKYRLLGSKEEIGSWGHEYVRHLAGQVALEWQDTDEANSSMRESLLTMTKELVPYHMDHNAEAEACDLLMEIERLDILHNYVDENAYPRVCLYLISCVPYVPDPENLTLLKTAVDLYRKFKQFPQALRCAMQLNDMKLIEEIFLSCKDMMMQKQLAYMLGRQQIYLELGDDVEEFDEMTEIMSNAHLNNNFLALARELDIMEPKVPEDIYKSHLEQSRTTIGPSNVDSARQNLASSFVNGFVNAAFGQDKLLMEDGNKWLYKNKEHGMLSATASLGLILLWDVDGGLTQIDKYLYSSEDFIKAGALLACGIVNSGVRNECDPALALLSDYVMHTTAIMRIGAIVGLGLAYAGSNREDVLTLILPVLGDSKASMEVVGMAALACGMISVGSCNGDVTSTIIQTMMERSEADLKDTYSRFLALGLALTYLGKQDAVEATLVALEVIAEPLKSMARMLVDVCAYAGTGNVLKIQHLLHVCSEHDESKDQENNEKKDDKKKKDTKEKEKEKEKESTSADLSSQQGIAVLGVGLIAMGEEIGSEMSFRAFGHLLRYGEPAIKRAVPLALGLISVSNPKLNILDTLSKFSHDNDTEVAHNAILSMGLVGAGTNNARLAAMLRQLAVYHAKDPNNLFMVRLAQGLAHLGKGTLTLSPYHSDRTLMSPVAVAGLMAVLVSCLDVKNLILGKSHYILYHLVAAMQPRMLTTFDEELRPLPVPVRVGQAVDVVGQAGKPKTITGFQTHTTPVLLAYGERAELATEEYLPLSPLMEGFVILRKNPDYED; this is encoded by the exons ATGGCGGACAAAACTGAGAAAGAAGATACTACTGTAAGCGAAAAGAAGGAAACTAAGAAGAAAGATGAAAAGGATAAAGAAACTGAAATG TCTGAAGAAGATAAACAGTTGCAGGAGGAATTGAACATGTTGGTTGAGCGTTTAAAG GAAACTGACCAGAAGCTATACAAACCAGCACTGGAAAGTCTTCGCTCACAGATAAGGGCTTCTACCACATCAATGACCTCTGTGCCAAAACCGCTTAAGTTTCTCAGACCCCACTACGATTCTATTAAGGAGGTCCATGAAAAAATTATAGACAATGAAACAAAG CGCTTTTGTGCTGACATTGTGTCTGTCCTGGGTATGACAATGACTGACGGCAGAGAAAGTTTGAAGTACCGCCTCCTTGGTTCCAAGGAAGAGATTGGTTCCTGGGGTCACGAATATGTCAG ACATTTAGCAGGCCAAGTAGCACTGGAATGGCAGGACACTGATGAGGCCAACAGCTCGATGCGTGAATCTCTGCTGACAATGACAAAGGAGCTAGTACCTTACCATATGGACCATAATGCAGAGGCTGAAGCCTGCGACCTCCTCATGGAAATAGAGCGACTTGACATCCTCCATAACTATGTAGATGAAAATGCTTACCCACGAGTTTGTCTCTATCTCATTAG TTGTGTGCCATATGTCCCTGACCCAGAAAATCTTACCCTGCTGAAGACAGCGGTCGACCTATACAGGAAGTTCAAGCAGTTCCCACAGGCCTTACGTTGTGCTATGCAGCTCAATGATATGAAGCTCATTGAGGAAATATTCCTCTCCTGTAAAGATAT GATGATGCAAAAGCAGCTGGCTTACATGTTGGGGAGACAGCAGATATACCTAGAGCTTGGGGACGATGTGGAGGAGTTTGACGAGATGACAGAGATTATGTCTAATGCCCACCTCAACAACAATTTCCTTGCCTTGGCAAGagag TTGGATATTATGGAACCCAAAGTGCCAGAAGATATCTACAAGTCACATTTAGAACAAAGTC GTACCACCATAGGTCCAAGTAACGTAGATTCAGCACGGCAAAACTTGGCTTCATCATTTGTAAACGGATTTGTGAATGCAGCATTTGGCCAGGACAAACTATTAATGGAGGATGGAAATAAGTGGCTGTATAAAAACAAAGAACATG GTATGTTGAGTGCCACAGCGTCTTTAGGTCTGATCCTGTTGTGGGATGTGGACGGTGGTCTAACACAGATAGACAAATACTTATACTCTTCTGAAGACTTTATCAAGGCGGGGGCTCTCCTGGCCTGTGGTATTGTAAACTCAGGTGTAAGGAATGAATGTGACCCGGCACTCGCCCTCCTGTCAGACTATGTCATGCACACAACAGCAATCATGAGGATTGGGGCTATAGTTGG CCTTGGTCTAGCATATGCAGGGTCTAACAGAGAAGATGTATTAACGCTTATACTGCCAGTACTCGGTGACAGCAAAGCTTCTATGGAG GTTGTAGGGATGGCGGCCTTGGCttgtggtatgatatctgtgGGAAGCTGTAATGGAGATGTTACCTCTACCATCATACAGACCATGATGGAGAGGTCTGAAGCTGATCTTAAGGATACATACTCACGATTTCTGGCCCTCGGACTTGCTCTGACATACCTAG gtaaacaggaTGCTGTTGAGGCTACTCTGGTGGCACTTGAAGTGATTGCAGAGCCTCTTAAGTCAATGGCGCGAATGCTGGTTGATGTGTGTGCCTACGCTG GCACTGGGAATGTACTGAAAATCCAACATTTGTTGCATGTCTGCTCTGAACACGATGAGTCCAAAGACCAG gaaaataatgaaaagaaaGATGACAAGAAGAAAAAGGATactaaagaaaaagaaaaggaaaaagaaaaagagtCAACAAGTGCAGATCTATCTTCACAACAGG GAATTGCAGTATTAGGTGTGGGTTTGATAGCTATGGGGGAAGAAATTGGTTCAGAAATGTCTTTTAGAGCTTTTGGACACTTG CTGCGATATGGTGAACCGGCAATAAAGCGAGCAGTACCACTTGCCCTTGGTCTGATTTCTGTGTCTAACCCCAAATTAAATATTCTGGACACACTGAGCAAGTTCTCTCACGACAATGACACTGAGGTGGCCCATAATGCTATTTTGTCCATGGGCCTTGTTGGAGCAG gaACAAATAATGCTCGTCTAGCTGCTATGTTAAGACAATTAGCTGTGTACCATGCTAAGGACCCTAATAACTTGTTCATGGTGCGTCTAGCACAAGGTCTGGCTCATTTGGGCAAGGGAACACTGACTCTTTCTCCCTACCACAGCGACCGAACCCTCATGTCACCAGTCGCAGTCGCCGGGCTTATGGCTGTCCTCGTCTCCTGTCTTGATGTAAAAAATC TCATCCTAGGTAAATCTCATTACATCTTATACCACCTTGTGGCGGCCATGCAGCCGCGTATGTTAACTACCTTCGATGAGGAACTTCGACCACTTCCTGTTCCTGTGAGAGTTGGACAG GCTGTTGATGTAGTTGGGCAAGCAGGTAAGCCAAAAACCATCACTGGATTCCAGACACATACCACACCAGTACTGTTGGCTTATGGCGAGAGGGCGGAACTTGCCACGGAGGAAT ACCTACCGCTGAGTCCACTGATGGAAGGCTTCGTAATACTGAGAAAGAATCCGGACTACGAGGACTGA